A segment of the Silene latifolia isolate original U9 population unplaced genomic scaffold, ASM4854445v1 scaffold_565, whole genome shotgun sequence genome:
TCCACTCCGACAATACTCGCCCTATTATCCCGCCACTCCAATCTCCTTGACATCTACACCACATCACCGCCGTTGCCGGCGACATTTATTTGACCGATAATGACACGGATGACAAGTATAGTGCTATTGTGGTAGTAGTTTCTCGAAAATTCTTTGCATATTTTGTAGATCTATCGattgataaacataattaaataaaaaagCAGCCATGATCTATTGAAGAAGAGAACGTGCGGGGTGTTGGGACCAAGGCAAATCAAGTCAAAATGCCTCCAATTGGGTTTGAAACAGGTGATTAGCAGCTTGATTGATAACATACTCGTTTCTTTTAAACCATTCGAAAGTGTTATTCAACTAACTTAGTGTATCTAATTTCTATATTAATGTATCTCAATCCAATTTTAATGTACCTAATAGCTAATTTTGTGTATATATGTTAAGGTACATCAAAATAGTGGTGAGATACATCAAACGTTAGTGTAGACACATTGAAATAGATATTGAAATAGATGGGAAATCACTGAGACGGAGATGGTGAGGTTCAGGCGGCGGGCTCGTCGGAGTTCCCACCGGCGACGGTATCAGTGAGATCGTCGGAGAGCCTTTTGTGAATGTTGAATCGATTGTCGGCTTGTTATGTAAAAGTGATACCTGATACGTCGACAAGGTTGACTGCTCCGGTGAGTTATGTTGACGGAGTTGACTGCTCCGGTGGATTATGCCGGCGAAGGTAACAATGCCGATTGGAGTTCGGAAGGGTATGGCCGGCACAAATTCTGGAAATAAGTTTGGGTTTAAGTTTTAGGGAGTTTTTTTAATGATTTAATCTAGGCCCTTGAGTACTGTTTGATCTAAGGGTGGAATacttgttctcaccgttctcaccgaatgatcgttctcaccggatcctaaatctatatatatatatatatatatatatatatatatatatatatatatatatatatatatatatatatatatatatatatatatagaaataggatctcgtgcgaacctaaagttcggtgcggAACCGTCTTGAACTAAAAATCCCAATCCCTTACTCTATCGCTTTACACACTCCGTTACTTtcccaaataaatcaaaacccaACAATTAAATTCCTCCTCCACGTCTTCTCCCACACACTACTGACTAACCTCTCCCAATTAATCCGATGCTTAACTTTTAATCGACGCCGATGCCGGAGCTCCATCAACAACCGTCAACTGCCGATGTTGACATTCTCGACCGACGAGAACTATTTAGACTCGAAATCTGCCGTCAGACCCGTCTCCTCTTCTCCATTTCGAATTCAGTATCATTTCCGACCAACAACCTCCTACGAAAAcgatatatatacagaaaatcgaTACTTAATTCTCAAATCGACAAAAAATGGCGATTAATTGTCGAAAACTAAGACGGTCGGGATTGTTGAGTGAGTTGGATCTGATTAGGTTTGACGGTTTTGAGGTGTGTATAAGGGATTATGGGTGGTAGGGGGTGAGTAGACACCGCACATCGGTGGGTTTGACGACGACTGGTGCGAGGGACTTTGAGAAATCAGGGAAATGTAGGAGGGGTTGGGTGCTGTGGTCGGCTGATGTGGACGCCGGTATTGGTGTGAAGTCGGGAGAAGGGAGTAGGTGCTGGTACTTGTGATAGTGGTGGTGGGCGGTGGTATGGTGATGTGCAGTGGTGGGTGGTCTGATGGCCGGATACACTCATTAGTATTGTAGATACATTTGTTAATAAGCCCGGATACACACGATATTACTGTTGGATACACAAATTgatttgtgtatctagtagtaagACTATGTGTATCTGAGAGTAGTAATATGGGTATCTTGGTAGTTCATACGGTGTCAGGGACTCGTAGGGATGCTGTTGAAACAGCCTTGGACACACTACAGGTTATAGCTAGAAAGTTGGGTGACAGTTGGAATGTTGGTGCATCAGCTAATTGGATATGGGAGTTCATGGTTTCTTCTTTTGCTGATTAGTAGTTCTGGGTAATATGAAGAGTGAACAAGAATGAGTTGTCTCAAGTTTTAGCGCTTAGACAAGTTCCTTGGTAGGGAGAAGGCTTGACATGGAGAAAGATATCCTTGAATGTACTAATGTACAAATAGCCGCTTTGAGAATGTATAGCTGCTACTTTGATTCATGTTATTGCTGTTATACGCAAGGGGTGTTAAGGCTAGGAAAGTAGAAATGCTTGGTTGGTGCTAGTTTGTTGTTTGTATACTAGTTGTAACGTATCTTATTTACTTCTAGTTATGAAATTTATAAATTGTTCTCTTGTTGAACACACCGCTAATTTCCATCGCTTACTAGATAGTACACTATAAGatgttagatacacatctctggcaCCCCAAATACACTTCGTTACGCTGCTAGATGCACTCCGTGAAGTTTCTATATACACTCTATTAGATGTTAGATACACATCTGTGGCATCCCAGATACACTCCGTTACGCTGCTAGATGCACTCCGTTAAGTTCCTATATAGACTTCTTAAgttgttagatacacatctctggcaCCCCCGATACACTTCGTTAAGGTGCTAAATACACTCATTAAATTACAAGATACACATCTCTAGCACCCTAAATACACTCATTTAAGTTAATAGATACATATCTTTAATTGGATAGATACACTTATTTAAGTTGATAGATACATACccttagctagctagatacacttctttaaattaCCAGATACATACATTTTGCTAGCTAGATACAAGTAATATATAAGAACTAAGCACTAGAACTTCATTGTTAGGGAATGAAGGTGACGACACCAAGGACCCACTGCCTATTTATCATAACCTGAAACATAATTCAGAATTGTTGAAATAGTTACGCTTAACTTTTGTAGATGCGTGTAACTATTGTAGGTGGTACTGCATTGATCATCATCTCCAAATTCAACTTGTACCCCTCTCTTAACTCTTTCAATACTGCAAATTTAGATTGCTGCAAGACAAATGCTTCGAATATAAGAATATGATTACCAGCAATGTTACTTAAAATCggctgaaagtgtctccgatgaagTGATCGGGTGTTGTATGAAAGTCTCAAATTGTAGTATTGTGTTGGAAGGTTGTCACTGCCCAACGTTTCACATAGATTGTCACAAAAGACTGGAACCATCCACATTATCACCACAAAAACATCGTGAAGCCAATAGTTGCTACAAAAACATATATGAGATGATCACACATGTGAAACGAATCCATTAACCTAATAATTAAGGGACCGCATTGGGGGTATTGATTTCTCTCACAATGTTAAACGACTCACATGCAAAACTCAACCATAAGTATGTATCGAAATGTCAAATCTATGCAGCGTAAATAAAGGCTGAAATGCTACGAATAATTCAGGATTTCAAGTGTACAAAGCAAGCAAAGGAAAGTGTTCTGCAGCATACCATGAAAAAATTGCAGAAGGGAATAATAATTACCAGTTGGCTTGTTTCAGCAGCAAATATGCTGTCCATATGAAAGAAGTGTGAACTCCATAAAGTTGTTAGATCAGTCTCTAACTGTGGTTCCGTTGTATTGGAGTTTTCTTGGAGTACCTTTGAGCCAAATTGCTTGTTTCTCTCCGGCTCTTCACCAATGTTGTCGAAGAGTCAGTGATCATTATGTAAATTGTTTGGAAAAGTTGTCAATTATATATGTAATTGAAATGGGAGAAACATGGATCATACTTGATATCCAGCCTTTAGCATCCTGGCATTGCAGATCAGACTATATATACGCAGCTGCTCACCATAATTAACACACAATAAGTCAAGATTCCGAAGGAGTTTTAATTAAGACAATGAGGCTTGTACGAGACAGACTTACACACGAGATCAAACTAAATCATTGTATATCAGTCATTAAATCATAGGATTAATGAGATCCGTTCACATGTAAAATTGTCTCATATGAGGCCTCATATGAGCAAGCGAGACATTTATGTGGCACAAACTTAGATACActttgagtaaatctttaaaaaaACGCGAGTGTTTTAAGCAAATTTGAGTAACCCAATCTTACTCGGACGGAATGTTTCATATCATTATCCTTAAATAACatgatacactcatttacctttctagatacacatctctaacAAGATAGATAcactttaaattgctagatacactcatttaccttgctAGGTACACATCTCTGACTAggtagatacacttctttaaattgttagatacactcatttaccttgctAGGTACACATCTCTGACTAggtagatacacttctttaagttgctagatacactcatttaaatGGAGTTGCAGCTGCTAAAGAAAAAAGGCAAGAAAGTCGAGGACAGGACTTTGAAGAAGGTCGGTTTGTAAGTGACTTTTTATATAGTGGTAAACTTGGCGGAATAAATCAGACCTGAATGAGTGAATGACCCCACCCGAGACCCGAACAAATTAAACCAAAACCACCCAATCTAAAAATTAAAACTGATCCGAAATGGCTATTTGAAATTAGCCTGATGTTTATCAACATACCCACCAAAAACTAACCTCAAATGATTCGTCTGTCAGATCTAAGCAACACTTTAAGACCTTTGATAAATTAATGTTAATGGATTTATTTTGATGGAAACATTTTTATACCCTGAAAATTTCAGATATCAATCAAAAGCAAATACAAGAAGACGTCAAAGGAGGGTGAACCACTGTCACGAGGCACGGTTCCATCATAAAACACAACCAAAAGTGACAAATTTGAAAGAAGCAGCCGTGATTAATCAAAATTAAGCCAAAAATCAATTACCCTACAACTGTCGATAAATACCAACACAAAATTAAAAAATCTAACATCACATAATCACATCGGAGGTATTGCTAAGGTGAACAAGAAACATAACTAACATTTGCTCGACTACATTTTATATAAAACAATTGTATTTGAGCATTATAAATTTTGCCGGGGAAGACATTTCCCGAGTCGAAATGTTCAAACTAAGCCTTTTTTACAATGTTTTTTCGAATTTCCCCTTCTTTTTTAGTAGATCTATAATTAAAATCACAAGTTTTAGGAGTTGAAAATAATTAACTCACCGGAGAAAGGAGATACAATGGAAACTTGGCGATACTATGCTGGAGTGAGTCACCGGAGAATGGAATTAGTCGCCTGAGTAAAGGCAATGCTGTTGGAGAAGATTAAAAAGAAAGGCGTTTCGGCGTCGAGTTGCGTCGCCGATCGGTGTCGAGTACCGTCGAGTACGTCACCGTTGGAGGGTGGTGGTCTGGGGTTGGTGGTGGGAGGGTAGTGGGTGATGGTAGGTGGTAGTTGATGAAAGAAAATGGGAAAGACTAATTGTCAGGTTGGTTTAGGTAAGTTAGAACTTAGAAGTGGCGGTAGCGTGTTTTTTGATTaattcgtacggttcgcaccgtactttagttcgcacctgactccgaccctatatatatatatatatatatatatatatatatatatatatatatatatatatagagagagagagagagagagagagagagagagagagagagaaagagagtgttaAGATCTGGTGAGAACGATTATACGATGAGAACGGTCCTTAAACATGGGATTGAAACAATCAAGGTTCTGtattaaaaaaacaaaatatggGCAAGTTGTTTAGTTATTCATTCACTGACCCCATCCCTTCGTCATTCCCAAATTTGATCAACTCACTACATTATCACCAACCATTGAACTCCGATGACAACGTCACCGGGACACCACCGCCGATCATAAACACTAACTAACTCTGACGGCTACGATTACTAATGACAAGAGCTCCGACTATATCTaaatcatcttcatcttctatcTCCTTCTTCCTTCCTCACCGGAGATTCGCCGTTCATTGCCACCGTCGCACACGGTATGCACCGCCGCAACTCTCGAACACCGTCGTCGGTGGTAACTCAGGCACCGCCTCTACCTGAACTCCTCTTCGTTGGTTTTTTTAATGTATATACACTCATATTTAATGTATCTAACTACTACTTTAATGTATCTTAATATTTATACCCAAAATTAGTTATAAGGTACATTAAAATTGATTGAGatacattaatataaaaatcAGAAACACTAACTTTAGTTGAATAAGACCTCAATTATATTCGACGGAATATTTCAAATGTTTAAAAGAAACGATGGCAACGAACTGGGAATGAAGCACCACGTTGTGATTTTGACCTCAATTAACAAAAATATTATCAATCTAGCTGTTAATCACCTATTTCAAACCCAATTGGAGGCATTTTGACCTTTTTAGCCTTGGTCTCAACACCTCGCGTCTTCTCTTTTTCAATTGAGCATGGCTTTTTTATTGAACTTTGTGTATTAATCAATAGATATACTTACAAAATATGCCAAGAAATTTCGAGAAATGTGACTTTGAaccattaccattaccattaAAATCATCTCTGTTTTCTCCTTCCAACCAGCACTAGATAACTCCTTATCGTCACCTCTGTTTTCCCCTTCCAACTATTACCATTGTCCAAGCTAAAAAAAAATTGTGTATCTGGTTTATTTATTGATGTATCTTAAACCAATTTTAATGTACCTAATAACTAATTTTGTATATCTatgttagatacattaaaatagtggctagatacattaaaatagtggCTAGATACGCAATAACTAAGATCGGGAAGTAGTAGCCCTTATGGGAAGGGGAGTCGCTTACTCGCTTGTGACAGTTGTCGGTGGCGTGCCGTCATTGTTGGAATTCGCCGGCCGACGGCGGCCGGTAGGAGTGAGGGTATGAAGACGATAAACAGAAAAATTGGGTACGATAAATAGCTTGATTGATCGCCGAAGTTGCGCTGACATCGGTAATTGTTACAACATCGTAGTCGCCCACCAGCAGGAGCAGTGATCGTTAAGTGGCAGTGGCGGTTGATTTAGGTGGTAGTTGTCGGCTTAATATGCGAAAAAGGAAAGAATGAGGCAGGTCGATTAAATTGGTGTTCGACATCGGAGTGAAATGTTGATGATAATGTAGTGGGCCCAATTCTAGAAATAACGAAGGGATGGGGTAAAATGCTGAATGAACTCTATAACTTGGCCACGTATTTTGTTTTTAATACAGACCCTTAGATTATTTTAATCCTACGACTAAaggtcgttctcaccgagtgttcgttctcaccggatcctatatatatatatatatatatacatatatatatatatatatatatatatatatatatatatatatatatatatatatatatatatatatatatagccaaGTTCAAATGAGTTCACTCAAatatatgagtccctaagtccttttTTGGCCATTGGATTAGGTGAAAGCAATGGCTGAGATTTGGTTTAGTtttacgtaaaaaaaaaaaaaaaaaaacaattaatcaTAATGAATACACTTTTTATTCTCCCAACACTGGTTACCTCGTATTCATAATCACAACTGTAACATCTCCTTTCATTTTCAATCTCTGTAACCTTCTCTCTAACCCTTTCCTCTTCCTAATATTATTCCCTAAAAAATTATTCTTCATACTGCGTTAACCTCATCCTTTCATACTTTATTTAGTTCTTTATTATTTCCTTAAATTTTCGACCATACTCATactttatttagtttattatttaCATTTCATGGCTGATATGGAGATTGTGGCTTATGAGGCTGTTGAGAACGGTAAGATGAGTACTCCTTATTTAATTGTTCTATAGAGATATTTTAATAGTTATCGTTGTTAAACGTCTGTATTGTCAGAAAATTAATTTTGTTTATATGAATAGTAATATGTAATGTATGTAGTTGTAAAATTTGCATGGTGTGAaatttatcttcttatttttttgGGGGGTGGCAGATGAACATGTGGTGTTTGTATGTAGACATATTAGAAAACGAGGAGGGAAGAAGGTAAGGGAAAAAGGTTACAGTACGTTTTTTTAGACGATACAGGGGAGAGGAGTGGTCGTTGGCTATGGTTTCTTGATTAGGGTTTTTTACAATTTTGTCTTAGTTAAAGTTTTGGTGTTATACATTAGACTTTTTTTAGCAGATTTTTTTTACTGATATGTTTGTACATGATTAATCATCTGCATCAgcagaaattttttttattgATATGTTAGTACGTTGGTATAATTtccttgaaggaaaagtagatctatatactcaacatattcatatatgttttattttaatttgtcataaaattaaatgttggatcttatgcatgcaaacatcaatagttGAGAGAataaatcggttccttacattgcatgtttcggatatttgggcactagtaaggtcacctaccttactagttcttgagctctccaaatagaagaacaaggattcaaatatagaatccctcccaaaagcatattctaatcatcctatgtatcaaacataatgatgaaaacctccctttggtttctaatattgatgaaatagttctagcaaaatttatgtttaatcaaataaacatttaaagaagaaggtcccattagatgtcccacatctaacttgctgattcttcaataatttggggtagtttcctttctagtgtccaacatttaagacagtggaaactttattggtcgggattgataggtttagtatcgctattctcaacaactttacttttaacattaccttgtatcaattccattctaattttacttcttgaacctcatccttttcttaacggtttaagagaatgctcccactcatttcaaagagtctttagtcaaaagaatcgactcatttgaatactatagtagctctcgccacgaccaggctatataaatttgccagaactctataagcggtcataaggcccgacaaagtgttcctaacagtctgcctatgtgatcgactagtcatctcacatgactctattgcacttgaacttgccatcaatcgcatcacactctagtcacttcgagacgtcacctcatacaagtgactatgggcgaatactatgttaatccgggttcactttaacggggttcaacgttgtctctacaacccgtttggatgtaacaaagtataatagaagagttttaaagtaaaactcgaatgacaaatgcgattatcacatatgaatagtcaatacctgattactatttcatgttctataatctaatttgatcttgcatgtagttgttcatttgtcaatttgtcacgtgttacatgttacatgacatgtcacaatgtaatgtatttttaacttattaaaaatcaacatactcataaaatatgtcatttacaaaatcgactagtaattcgtaattactcgtaccaaaaatgtttccaaattataaattacaacattctgtatttataataatttattcattccgttacgtatcttattgtaaatatgattcaaatgagtattttttttttactgatattctattttttttgttttttttttcgtcagTTACAGCTGATGCAGATGATGAAACAATTACACCTGTGTCAGAGGAAGAATCTGTAAGCAGTTGGAGGACGTATTTACACCATACATCGGGATGGTGTTTGGGGATATTGAGGAAGCTATAACATTTTATAAGGTGTACGCACTTGGGATTGGGTTCGATGTGAGAAAATACACAAATAAAAAGTGGTGTGACGGAACTATAAAATcaaaactattggtttgtaatagGGAGGGGTTTACAAAATCAAGTAACGAAAGTCCGAGTAAAGAAGAAGATGGAGGTAGGCAGGAGAGAAGGAATAAGCTAAAGAGGATGGGTTGTAAAGCTCGGATGAGGTTATTTTCGAAGAATGGCGTGCTTTTAGTAGACCGGTTTCATGAAGAACGTAATCACGAGCTTGTTGTTGTCAAAGATAGGGAGTTTCAAAAATTATCCAAAAACATTTCCAAGTATCACATGGGACTAATTGTCTCAAATTCAAGGGTAggtaacctagatttcttaatgtTAGAGCTAAAGTTTTAAAATTTACGTTTAAAGTTTCAATACTGAGTGTGTATTATGGTGTCATAGTTTTTATGTTGTACATTGTTGATGTTTGAAATTTGGTAGATTACAATTTCGAAGTTCACGCATAAAGTTCCATTATTGAAATACGTAGTTGAATTTCAATAAATTGATTTAATGTTTCACAAAGTGTGAGTTAAATTTTCAATATTGCCTTTAAAAGTTTCAGTGCTATATGTGGCCATTTGCAAACCTGAACTGTGTTAAAGTGTCAGAATGTCGACAATtcaaatttaatttaaatattattGGTTGACGTATCGAAATTTGTGAGTTAAAATTTCGAAATGCATCATCAAAGTTTCAAAAGTTGACTTTGGCATTTTATGATTATCTGTTTGGTTGAAGTTTCAACTTGACTGAGTTGAAATTTCAAAGTTGATGCTTAAAGTTTCAAAATGTGGAGAATTCACTTGAAATTGAAATATTTTTGGTTGAAGTTTCAAAAGTTTGagttaaaatttcaaaatgcGTCGTCAAAGTTTCAAAAGTTGATTTTGGAATTTTATTTTCATCTGCTTGGTTGAAGTTTCAACTTGAGTGAGTTGAAATTTCAAATTTGATGCTTAAAGTTTCAGAATGTAATTGAAGTGTCATATATTGGGGTTTTAAATTTGACAGTTTGTGGACAAAGTTTCTGAAGATAATGTTGTAATTTAGTTTCCATTAACTGAGTTAAATTTTCAGAAATGAGTGTTGAATTATGGAATGGAACGTTTAAAGTTTCATTGACATTTACATTTGTGAGTATGAATTTTACTGAACAGGGTTAAAGTTTCTACTACTGCTAGGTAGAAATTAGTAGTAGCGTTTGAATTTTCGAGTGTGAATTTAATTTTGTTGTGACGTTGGTTTGTTAATTCATTGCGACTTAATATTGGAGCAACAAGGACTTACAGAATGTGTAAGGAGGTTGTTAACGGGTTCCACAATATAGGGGCTAGTTTGAACGACTTCAAAAATTTCCAAAGAGACATTAAGTGTTTTATTCATGAAAGGGATGGACAACTTCTCATTGATCACTTCAAGAACATGGAGAGACTCGGCCGGTTTCTACCGACTATGATGTTGACGTAGATGGTAGCCTACGTCGCGCAATTTGGGCGGATGGCAttgctagaaggaactactccgtcTTTGGAGATGTCGTTTCTTACGACCCTACTTACTCCACTAACAAGTACAAGATGGTTTTCACTCCCTTCACAGGAGTTGACAACCATAAACGATCAATAACTTTCTGTTGTGCCCTTATAGCGAAAGAAAATACGGAATCATTTAATTGGGTGTTCGAGAGGTTTTTGATTGCTATGGGGGGAAAGGAACCAGAGTACATAATAACAGATCAAGATCCTGGAATAATTGCGTCGATGCGAAAAATTCAAGATAGCACTAAGACCGGATTTCGCATGTGGCACATTATGAATAAGGTTCCCTGTAAGTATGGTAGCAAAAGGAAAGATTACCAGGTATTTCTAAAAAAGTTAAATGTTATTGTATGGGACAAGGAACTTGAAGCAGAGGAGTTCGACAATAGATGGTCAGCAATAATGGAGGAACACGTACCCGCTGACATTAAATGGTTTACGGACTGCTATAATATAAGGAGGCAGTGGGTGATGGCGCACTGTAAGGACTTGAGAATGGGGGGTATTATGAGGACGACACAGCGGTCGGAGAGTGAAAACAGTTTTTTCAAGAGGTTTGAGGCCAGAAATGGTACTCTTGTTGAGTTTTGAATGCGCTTTGAAAGTGCTTTAGACCGTCAATCAAACCTTAGGTTGTGTAGTAAGTTGGCAATAGACAGTGATGGGGCGAAGATTTACACACATGATATCTTCGAGGAGTTTCAAGAGGAGTTAAAGAATGCAATTGGTGGATTTAGTTGCAAGGGTTTCTTGGAGTCGAACAACTTAGAGGTTACTACCTTGAAGGATTCATTGGGAGGCCGTAATTTTGATGTTCAGTATAACCCAGGTATGAGGCATTTAGTACGTTGTTGATTTATTACTTGTTAAAAAGTGTTTTACGTAGTTGAAGTAGTAGAATTTCATGAAATTATATTAAAGTTTCAAAGTGTAAGTAATAAAGTTTTTGTAAGTCatgaaattttcaatt
Coding sequences within it:
- the LOC141639706 gene encoding protein FAR-RED IMPAIRED RESPONSE 1-like translates to MADMEIVAYEAVENVTADADDETITPVSEEESVSKHGETRPVSTDYDVDVDGSLRRAIWADGIARRNYSVFGDVVSYDPTYSTNKYKMVFTPFTGVDNHKRSITFCCALIAKENTESFNWVFERFLIAMGGKEPEYIITDQDPGIIASMRKIQDSTKTGFRMWHIMNKVPCKYGSKRKDYQVFLKKLNVIVWDKELEAEEFDNRWSAIMEEHVPADIKWFTDCYNIRRQWVMAHCKDLRMGGIMRTTQRSESENSFFKRFEARNGTLVEF